TTATTACATGTTCTTATTTAGTGTGAGGTTTGGAGGAGAGGATTCAAGGGGCCTCACTGCTCCTTGGTGTCTATCTGTCTGCCTAGTGACTGtaacacacacagacatggcCCTGTGCTTAAAGCATGAGCAGACAAAACCAAGGACCTGTCCCCTGTGTAGAGAGATTACACGAGCTGCTGAAGCTCATTATGAGAATCTGTGTCAAAGGAAGGAGCTGTCTCCTGAGAGATGGCTTGAGCCAGGTCTCACAATAAAACCCAGCTCCTTTAGCCCAAGAACAGAGCAGGTCTCTGACCTGTGCAGTgcactcagccctgctgccagcaggcacTGGACCAGCTGCAGACCCAGCTGGGCCATCACACCTTACCTGAGGCTTTGACACCCCTCATTCCATAGACATAAATGTCTTTGACAAAGgcctgcagctccacatcctcACACACCACCTCGTCGCTCTCATAGTAGATGTGAATTACATCCTCTGCAAAACTGCAGAcaggaacaaacaaacaaaatgaaaggagaatGCAAGTCTGCCATTCCAGAAGATGATCTTCTGACCTTGCAGATGCTACATGGGGAAACAGAAAAGGACAAGAGAAGGTCTCAAAACCCTCCTATCTCCCTCCCACAAGCAGTGGCAATTAACAGAGGCAACTTAAATTCATTTAGGACTGCAGCATCACTTCTTCCCCCAACAAAAAGATCCTGGACCACACTGCAACCCCTGAAAAAATCCTGTTCACTTTATTCTCTTATTTGAGGCTTTGCTCTTGCACAGCCTCTGTCATCACATCTACATCCTTTCCTCACTCCATACAGACTCCCTCTTGCGTATCCACATGGCTCCCACACTGGACAGTGGGGTTCCAAGCTGTGATACCAATACCATTCCCTGTGTGTGGGACActccaaagctgctcctgaATGATAATAGTTGACCCCTCCCATTGGATATCTTTTTTGTGAAATGCTTAAGTGGCCAGGGAAACTTTTCCTGGGAAGAAGAGGTCCAGAGTCCTGTGCCCACTGTTCACAGCAGACACCTTCCTGCTCAGTTCCTCTTCTCAAGATGCCTCTTCCCAGGAAAGCTTCTCAGGCTAGCTCACCTCTGAAAGAAAGCCTCTCAAAACACTAAGGTAACACAAGTAGTTttgaaagcagtgaaaataggaaatcctgattttctgaagagctgcagtTCATGACTGAATGACTGGTTAATGGAACTGTGCTGAGATATTCTCTTAGCTCTGCAGGTACCTTGCTAAAGCTCTTGCTAAATATTTTGACAACAACCCACAGGGTGAAACACTTGACTGTAGAAGCTGACTGAAGAATTGTTACCCAACAGAGATTTACCCcttaataaaatagaaatttatacattttatacatttattgCAGTTTGGAGACTTTTACAAATCTGTCAATGTGGGTCCTATCAGCCAATCAAGAGTTGTCATTGAGGCAGACAAATAACTAAATAAACACcaaaattttaagtaattttagcttccagaggaaattaaaagaaaacaaaacctttgcAACATGCAGAGGGAAAGCTGCTCTCCATGAGTTCTGTCTCCAAAcatttggcactggtgccaggtGATACAGGAAGGGGATTCTCCTCTCAAACAATGGCAGTATTTCAGATCCCCTTCCATACAAATAGCAGTCAGTATATGAAGTGTGGGTGAGACCTTTTGGGCTGAAATGTCTTTGGGTTGGTGTATCTATCTGCAGTTAGATCAGAAACAGGAAGAGGACTAGAGAACTTGACAAATTTGCTATGTGAGACTCATGGTTTCTGTGGGAACAACCTTATCAGCTCCCTTAGGCCTAGGCCATCTACAACATGTGAAGTAATGCTGGGgatagaaattatttcatcaaaAGAGTGAAGACTGATATGCCTGCAGAGTGTAGGAGATTCCTGGTGAGCAGACACATGCATGACCATGGGTTCATGGGTCAGGATCTCACACCCTCAGAAGGGCACTGCCCACTCCATTTATAAACCAAATCAttcacagctcccagccaagCTTGAGGCAGTGTAACATCACCCTCCAGCAAGGTCAACACCCACAAACAGTCAAACTGAATTGACCTGACTAAGTATGAACTGGTATTTGAAAGGCATATCTCAATccacaaagaaaacacaggaaagaggaggacaaaaaaaaaaaaaaaaaaaaaagaaaagaaaaaaaaagacaacatgAAGAAAACAACCACAGCAAAGTAACAACTTCCTTGTCTCTCAAATGGGCACTCACAATTGCAGGAAATATTGCAAGGTAAGCCCTtgtaaaaacagagaaaacacaggagACAAAGATGTCCCCAGAACTTCCAACATTATCCTTGCATCATAAAACTCCTACTTTGTGTACCAAAAGATCTGATTTTTAATGATCATGCTTTTCAAAAGTCATGTGATCAGAAACAGCTGCATATTTGGTAAGCAACTTATGCCATGCAAAAATACGTTGTTTGTTAAATTAAATGCCACTGCAGCATAAAAGCCATATAAATAATTCAAGACAGTGTTTCAGATCTGAAAAGGAGCCATGATTGTGTGGTTGAGCAGCCTTGCAGTACCTCTCCTTACTCAGAATTGCTGCCCTTCCTGATTAAACCCAGACTTTGaaattttaagacattttaagaaaagttttacTCCAACCAGTTTATACCTAATTTACTGAGTTTCAACAGAGAACCATCATGGAAGCCAAGCTTATATTTTCAGTCCACAAGAATCTTGATGAGCTCATGTGGCTGGCTCAGAGAACTGAGTCCTCTCTTGGCTTGTGcatagcttaaaaaaaaaaaacccaaaattccTTTTGCAGACTAAATTCCGACTCACTAAATTTCTGTTAAATTCTGTTGAAGAGTACATACTTGTAAAGGGTCCTCTGAAATAGAGAatgcaaggaaacaaaactgaaaaaagcaggaattacCGGTCTTTCAAGAGTGTGTGTTTGTgactaaatatttttcctcagatAAGATATACTGGATGGAAAAGGCACTATGTGACTAACCAGCTCAGATACTGTTTACAAGATTCCGTGAAGATCAAAAAGGAGGTCTGTGTCTCTGTGACTTTATTAGCCAATATCTAGAACTATGGTCTTTTACCTCTTTATAGCCTCCCAGACCTTAATGCCATCATCCCGGTAATAGTAGTAGGGGATATCCTCTTTGCTGTCCATTCCTTTAGCTTTGATCTCCtcagggaagcagagggagcGATAAGTCAGATCCTTCATTGCTTTCTGCACCATTTGTACATGTCCTCCTCCACCTGTAGCATTTGCCTGCAGGAAGAACAGCAAGATGGGAACAGAAGGAGATTGTGCTCCCTTTGTGCCAAGACTGGCTTTACAAATTAGCAGGAGATGGGATACAGAATGCTGGTGAATCTGTTTTTCAAGGAGAAAACCACATCTCTACACAAAGTACCAAACTGCAGAGGTTTACTGGAACTGTGCATTTTGACTTTAGGGATTTCACACCTCTCCCATGAATCACTGCTAATATTCACATTTGCACTATGGGTACTGCTTTATACTGGAATACACTAATAAAGTACAGCAACATCAAAGCATGGTACTCCCTGCATCCCTATGCTCCAGCACCAGTGCATGTGTGAAGGAAGCCCTGAGTGTGTTAGAAGAAGGCTTAGGTTGAAGTGCCAGTGCTGTTACAGAGTAGTTTAGGAGCAAGTTTTTAGGGATGCAGGCTAGCCTTAGTCACCCTGGAAAAAATGCCAGGAGATCAATCCTGCTGGTTGAGACTAATGAGGAGTGGCCAGGGTTTCAGTACATGTTACATCTGAAAAACACAGCATGTCCACaacaggcagcacagcaaaactCTTCAGATAAACACCGTGCAAGATTCCCAAAAGTTGCTTTTCTAGCATATGATACAGTGTTGTAGCAGTTGTGACCTTACATTTACTGTCCCCTGGCTGGTTGGTTGTCTGCATTGGAGCCAAAAAATTCTGTAACTCCAGATCCTCGCTGGCAGGTCTTACCCACACACTCATCCCACATGTATGGGGAATGTACATGACACTTCTGCTTAAAGGGATGCAAAGTGGAGTATAGACAACAAGGAAAAGTGTCTGGATTTAACCCCTCTATTCTGCTTGTGTGAAAAATTCTGAAGCAAGGAAGCTATTTTTGGCCTGGTGCCAGTGGTGTAACGAGGACAGAAGTGTCCTGAAACACAGGCTCCCTCCTTGAAAGGGCTTCTGAAACCTCCCCAAACTCCATGGCACATTCCTAGCACATTGTCACAGAGactgctgtgtgccaggctgtTGCAGTTTCTAGATTCCATTTCTCCCAGGGAGCTTGGTGTCACCTGTGAATTTACTGAGGATGCATGCCAGCCCTCACCAAACCATTGATAAAGGTATGACACACAGCTACGTTTCAGTGACTCACATGAAGCTGGGATTCAGTCCTAGCAGGTCTGCTGGTTATGGCAACTCAAGAAGACAGTCTGGGATCCAAACACACTCTTTGTGGTATTAGAAATCTGTCTTACCTACGTGACTGTCTGTCATGAAGGTTTCCATTTGAAATCACAAATCCCTTTGCCCACAGATGAATAACTGAGTATTTAAAAGAAGCTGGGGGCTTAACTATGTGTATACATATGCAGGAATTTATGTGCACTCCTATATTACAACTCAAAGGCACATCAGAAATGAGCAAGATACTGGCTGACATTGGCCAGCTATGATTTGGCTGCTTAGAGGTAAAAGAGAACATCTTTAGGACAACAAGGCatcagctctgtgtgcctgttTCTCAGGGGGCATTACTTATGTTTGCCCTTTAATAGAAAGGTCAGGGAACAAAGCATGTGATGATTATAGGATATGTACATATGGAACCATGAAGAGCAAAGAACCCTGGATAAGGATGAACTGACATGAACAATGAACATTCACAAGGAGTTTACCCACCTTGTCAAAAAGGCCACATTCACAGATAAGCTGTTCTCGGGCTTTGGTATTGATGGCTATTGTGAACCGCATATGTGGCACCAAGagctgggaaacaaaacaaaccatgaaagaaggaaaattctcAATTTGAATTCAACAGCAGCCAGATGTAAATGTTGAAGTCCTGGTGATTTAGCTATATCTTATCTTGCAGGGCAGCCAGTTAAACTATTTCAGCTGAACGATCACCAGAACTTCCTTTTGGTTTGTCCAGCTGATGTGATAACCACTCCACCCCACGGCACAGAGAGCCTCCCTTCCTGCAAGAGCTAACCTTGAAGAGGGGatgcacagcaggcagctgccgGAACATAGCTATGCTGAACACCTCTGACACTAAGTGTGTCCGTAGGAGGTGGGTCACTGTCTGGTGGATGTGGAAATCGGACGAGCGGACCCAAATTTTAGCTAGCAGCCAGTCATATGCGGCAtctgaaggaaggaagatggGATTGTCTGGTCCAGGCTTTTGACCAAGCTGAAAGACATCAAAAGAGCATGAAACCCCAAGCCCTTAATGTTTAAAGTGAGATAACAAACAGTGTGGCCTTCTAAGGACCCTGACAGCAAGCCCACCTGGATTGCAATGggtacaatttttttctccagattcTTATACAGCAGACAGATGGGTGCAGCCAAGTACTGTATTGTGCAGGGGTCTGTTTTATTGGCATCCACACCATCCAGCAGCTCATAGTCCACAATGAAAATGTTGCCttgctgtgggaaaaaaaaaacaacaacaaaaaaaaaaacaacaaaaaaaccaaaaaaccaaccaaacaaaaaaaccccatgatgTATTTTAATGATATGCCAGCAGCTTGGAACAAAGGAATGGGAAGTCTTGGCCAGAGACTGATATGAGCCTGGTGGTTACAAGTTAGCCCTGGCCTGCCCTTGCTCATGGCAGCTCAAGAATGATGCCATTGAGACAGCAAGAACCATTGCACAAACTACCTGACTTGTATCTGCACAGTGAGCAGTGAgcctttcagcacagagcaTCTATCTGTTTGGTACtcatgcagtgacactcagATGCAAGCAGGTTTCACACTGCCAGCTGAAGAGAATCCTGTGTTAATTGCACAAACAAAAGCAAGGCACCACCCTTGTCAACCCTTCTTCAGCATGTTAGCGGGAACAACCCTGCCCGGAAAGCAAGAGGCATCTTTCCCCTCTGAGGCATTCAGTCAATCCCTAACCTTTCAGAGAAAACCCGTGACAAAGGATTGTTCATCTCCAGGTTACAACTCTTCTGCTGGACCTGGAGACAGGCAtggcctgcagctgcaggacagcaggagaaaagccagcaggaaCACTGCCAGTCTGCAGAGACAAGCATCTTTGCCATGGCTTATCACACATCCTGAAGAAAGGAGATGTGGCTGAAGGCAGTCAGAACAGACTCTGGAGATTGGAGGATGTGAGCGGGAGCAGGTggagcccagcctgctccagagccatACCTTCACTTCCTCCTCCAGTGTCAGGTTCCTCTCCAGACTGCATTCTACCATGTCCATGGTCACAGGCAGCTTCTTGGGTATCTCTGTGCATCTCCGGATcagcacaggattgcatccatTCAGGAACTGGTAGCCAAACATAAAATCTTCTCTCCAGTGTTGCATCACATATTCTAAAGGAAAAGCAAGCCTACAGCATCAATATCTGTGCAGCACCAATACCTAGTGCATTGTAGgattcctcctttccccctcaCCTTTTTGTTATACTGCACTGCCACTTTGAAtacaaaaagaaagcagcaagaaaaggaTTCAAAAGGTGACAGACTTTTAACAAATATCACTGAAGTTACATGGAAAATTAAATCCTTGCTTCTCACGCTGAGAAGAATTAAATTGATGATAATTTGTTTATCCATTTATAGAAGAAAtgaggaataaaatatttcacttttatgaAGAATACTCTCTTCATCTGTAAACCACCTTCTCAGGTCTTCCATGACATTTTTAAATCCCCCTCTTCAAATTCACAGGGCATGCAGTACAGAGGGGTAAGTTCAAAAACATGTGGCACAAGCAGGAGAAGGCAAATGCACATCCATGTGTGTAGGGAAAGAacagcagtggctggagcagTTCTTTTAGGCTAGAGCTGGGTAAAGGAAATTTGGGGGAGGGTTTGGACTCTTCAGTAAAACTCCTCAtttgttgttttgcttgtttgacttgttttccctctatttatttttcaattgcTGATATAAACCCAGATTAACATCTCAATAAAATTCTAGTTTTGGATACTCCATCTCTTCATTATTACATATGTAGTACTACTGGATATTTTCTATAATTGCAGTGTTCTGTTTTGTAATGTCATTTGTCACTTCagttaatatgaaaaaaaccccattggtgtcttcagggaaaaaatgaaggTAGTGAAGTTTTCACTACTGGCTAGTTTTAAACGAGGCAGGACTTTTTCTGAAggcaattaatttttctaaaaagggtaaaaatactaaaaatatagGACCCAAGGGAATACAGAGATACTTAAAAATAGTCTTGAACCCACAATGCTTTttcataaagcagaaaaaatttaaGTTTATATTAAATGACATTTACATTATCTCCATCAACTGCCTAATGAGTCTGGTGCTGTATCTGAAGTctacatcaagaaaaaaaattactcagcACCTTGGACAGAAGCTGCATGACTGAAAAATGCCTTGAACCACCTTCTCCCTGTTTCTGCCAAGGCttgcaaaaaagcaaacagatttGTATTAACATAACTGAGACTGATGTCTAATATTTAAATGTCACAGAATTGGAGCTTTCCTCATGAATACGGAAATGTTATCAATGAAATTTATTGTAGATCATATCTAATTCTTGTGTTAAAAGTACTTTAGGAAGCAATGTTATTAAATGTAACAAATTGCcgtaattaattttttaatacttctgcCACCTTGTGTGCTTGGGTTTATACCCAAGAAAAGCATAATTGCTCTTATTTCTGTGAATTGATCCCTGGGCGGCCTGAAGAAGAGTAAAACTTCAGAGAATACAGTTTATTTAGTGGAGAGCAGAAGAGCAGATCAGCCACATCCATCCTAATCAGATGATCAAACAAGACAACTAATTAGTCACTCTATAACGCAAACATGAGCAAATGCTGATAAACTCACCAGAGATTGTGTTGCTGATTCTGACAAAAATCCTCTCAAAATCTGCAAAATCACTCCAGGAAGACTGGAACATGTGCATGAAACGGTTGACATAAAGATTTTCCATCCTAAAAATGaaccaaagcaaaacatatctggaaaaaaataatctccagCTGTCTCAATGCCCATTCCTATTATTGTCAATGTTTTTATGTATCTAAACACAATAAACTTTGGTAGTGAATGTGGAAGTAGCCGCCCTCAAGAATTAATATTGCAGGCTGTACCTTTACACAGAAGGCTGAAAGGCACAACAAGAGCCCAACTTCTGCTATTGCATTTACAGAACTCCATTCTAGAATTGTTCTCAGCCGCCTGCAGTGGCAGCGCTTTAGGACCTATAAAAACTGTACTCAGAAAAGCTTCACACATTGTCAGTGGTTAACATCAGCTGAGAGTGCTGAGGGCACTGCTAACACCAATTCAGAAAGTGGTGTGGTGACACAAAGAGACTCAGAGAGGTGCACAAAGTCAGAAGATAACCCAGGATCAGGCAGCCACTATAC
Above is a genomic segment from Serinus canaria isolate serCan28SL12 chromosome 6, serCan2020, whole genome shotgun sequence containing:
- the ALOX5 gene encoding polyunsaturated fatty acid 5-lipoxygenase — its product is MPSYTVTVATGSQWFAGTDDYVYLTLQGTDGCSERHLLDKPFYNDFERGAVDSYDVTVEEDLGEIQLIKIEKRKYWYQDDWYLKYLTVKTPVGDYLEFPCYRWITDEKEVVLRDGRAKLPRDDKTQILKQHRRKELESRQKMYRWKEWHPGFPLSIDAHSHSELPRDIQFDNEKGIDFILNYTKAMENLYVNRFMHMFQSSWSDFADFERIFVRISNTISEYVMQHWREDFMFGYQFLNGCNPVLIRRCTEIPKKLPVTMDMVECSLERNLTLEEEVKQGNIFIVDYELLDGVDANKTDPCTIQYLAAPICLLYKNLEKKIVPIAIQLGQKPGPDNPIFLPSDAAYDWLLAKIWVRSSDFHIHQTVTHLLRTHLVSEVFSIAMFRQLPAVHPLFKLLVPHMRFTIAINTKAREQLICECGLFDKANATGGGGHVQMVQKAMKDLTYRSLCFPEEIKAKGMDSKEDIPYYYYRDDGIKVWEAIKSFAEDVIHIYYESDEVVCEDVELQAFVKDIYVYGMRGVKASGFPKMIRTRETLAEYLTVIMFTTSAQHAAVNFGQYDWCSWIPNAPPTMRCPPPTEKGTVTIEQIVESLPDRGRSCWHLGAVWALSQFQDKELFLGMYPDEHFVEKPVKEAMAKFRKNLDEIVSAISERNKNKKLPYYYLSPDRIPNSVAV